The Silvanigrella paludirubra genome contains a region encoding:
- a CDS encoding HDOD domain-containing protein — translation MKMFLPEGFKLPAMPQVARECLVYLYNPNADTGVLAKSLSRDIAISASILKLANSSLFLLGKGSPTSDLKTAIFRIGHDNLRQIMVLHALESTFVFKDSLTFEFNSFIRHCSFVSLLSTNFAKKIAPDFVSEVQMAGLMHDVGLAITASLFNENFTQMAKHTLENKIDFASTENQLGLEPHSKLAFRALDTWEIPEKVKILISFHDTKNMELRKDLGNEMNKLIDILVLSDTLAHSYGFGFKDYKRDTKIELSMLKRMELSADAVKEVVKNSLETESAIQPS, via the coding sequence ATGAAAATGTTTCTTCCAGAAGGATTTAAACTTCCTGCGATGCCGCAGGTAGCAAGAGAGTGTTTAGTCTATCTCTATAATCCAAATGCAGATACAGGTGTACTCGCTAAATCTTTGTCACGTGATATTGCGATATCAGCTAGTATTTTAAAACTAGCTAATTCAAGTTTGTTCCTTTTAGGAAAGGGTTCTCCTACAAGTGATTTAAAAACAGCAATCTTTAGAATTGGCCATGATAATTTAAGACAGATTATGGTATTACATGCCTTAGAAAGTACATTTGTTTTTAAAGATTCTTTAACATTTGAATTTAATAGTTTTATTAGGCACTGTTCCTTTGTTAGTTTACTTAGTACAAATTTTGCCAAAAAAATAGCTCCTGATTTTGTCTCTGAAGTTCAAATGGCTGGATTAATGCACGATGTTGGACTCGCAATTACGGCAAGTTTATTTAATGAAAACTTTACACAAATGGCTAAGCATACCCTTGAAAATAAAATTGACTTTGCATCAACTGAAAATCAACTCGGTTTAGAACCGCATAGTAAATTAGCTTTTAGAGCATTAGACACTTGGGAAATTCCTGAAAAAGTGAAAATATTAATTTCATTTCATGATACTAAAAATATGGAATTAAGAAAAGATCTTGGCAATGAGATGAATAAACTTATTGATATTTTAGTTTTGTCAGACACTCTTGCTCATAGTTATGGGTTTGGGTTTAAGGATTACAAAAGAGACACTAAAATTGAACTATCAATGTTAAAGCGAATGGAATTATCTGCCGATGCGGTTAAAGAAGTTGTTAAAAACTCATTAGAAACAGAATCAGCAATTCAGCCGTCCTAA